In Ictalurus punctatus breed USDA103 chromosome 3, Coco_2.0, whole genome shotgun sequence, the following are encoded in one genomic region:
- the klc1a gene encoding kinesin light chain 1 isoform X5 yields MREEMSSLVCVKEVEGQGDPAEKLSQDELLCRTREVMQGLEALRAEHQAILEGLMGTLRCLKQTQEGRTVEEKTVMIQRSLEMLELGLSEAQVMMALSGHLSAVEAEKQKLRAQVRRLCQENQWLRDELAGTQQRLQKSEQSVAQLEEEKKHLEFMNQLKKYDQDLSPTDDKDSDSSRETLDDLFPDDQDESASGIQPPHSSAVAAAQQGGYEIPARLRTLHNLVIQYASQGRYEVAVPLCKQALEDLEKTSGHNHPDVATMLNILALVYRDQNKYKEAANLLNDALDIREKTLGKDHPAVAATLNNLAVLYGKRGKYKEAEPLCKRALEIREKVLGKDHPDVAKQLNNLALLCQNQGKYDEVEYYYQRALNIYQTKLGPDDPNVAKTKNNLASCYLKQGKFKQAETLYKEILTRAHEREFGSVDGENKPIWMHAEEREEQSKGKQKDGSPFVEYGGWYKACKVDSPTVTTTLKNLGALYRRQGKFEAAETLEEAAMRSRKKGLDSTHKQRVAEVLGDPEAREKQRSRESLISDTVKYESGPDGGEEDGSGSLKRSGSFSKLRASIRRSSEKLVRKLKGGGSRENEPKNPGVLACGSLGSSMKRASSLGVLNVPDKPVGELFKERNNRLRKSRDLSASHTDLAH; encoded by the exons ATGCGTGAGGAAATGTCgagtttggtgtgtgtgaaggaggtGGAGGGGCAGGGTGACCCTGCGGAGAAGCTGTCCCAGGACGAGCTGCTGTGTCGGACACGGGAGGTGATGCAGGGGCTGGAGGCTCTGCGTGCTGAACACCAGGCCATCCTGGAGGGTCTGATGGGAACGCTACGTTGCCTTAAACAAACCCAGGAAGGCCGCACTGTCGAAGAGAAGACCGTCATGATTCAGCGCTCGCTGGAAATGCTAGAGCTTGGGCTTAGTGAAGCACAG GTAATGATGGCTCTTTCAGGGCACTTGAGTGCAGTCGAAGCTGAGAAACAGAAGCTTCGAGCACag gtcCGGCGATTGTGCCAGGAGAATCAGTGGCTGCGTGATGAGTTGGCAGGCACGCAGCAGCGGCTGCAGAAGAGTGAGCAGAGTGTGGCCCAGCTGGAGGAGGAAAAGAAGCACCTGGAGTTCATGAATCAGCTAAAAAAATATGACCAGGATCTCAGCCCAACA gatGACAAAGACTCTGACTCGAGCAGGGAGACTCTGGATGATCTTTTCCCTGATGATCAGGATGAGTCAGCCTCTGGCA TCCAGCCCCCACACAGCAGTGCTGTAGCAGCAGCTCAGCAGGGAGGCTATGAGATTCCAGCCCGGCTCCGAACCCTGCACAACCTGGTGATCCAGTACGCCTCTCAAGGCCGCTATGAAGTGGCCGTGCCGCTGTGTAAACAGGCGTTGGAAGACTTGGAGAAGACCTCGGGTCACAACCACCCTGATGTCGCCACAATGCTTAACATTCTTGCCCTCGTCTACAG GGATCAGAATAAGTACAAAGAGGCTGCAAACCTTCTGAATGATGCACTTGATATCAGAGAGAAAACACTGGGCAAAGACCATCCTGCg GTGGCTGCTACACTAAATAATTTGGCTGTCCTTTATGGTAAACGTGGGAAATACAAAGAGGCAGAACCACTATGCAAAAGGGCACTGGAGATCAGAGAGAAG GTGCTAGGGAAAGACCACCCCGATGTGGCAAAGCAGCTGAATAACCTGGCTTTGCTGTGTCAGAACCAGGGCAAGTATGACGAGGTGGAATATTACTACCAGAGAGCCCTTAACATCTATCAGACCAAGCTGGGCCCTGATGACCCCAATGTAGCCAAGACCAAAAACAATCTG gcCTCATGTTATCTGAAGCAAGGGAAGTTTAAGCAAGCAGAGACTCTCTATAAAGAGATCCTCACACGAGCTCATGAGAGGGAGTTTGGCTCTGTAGATG gTGAGAACAAGCCTATCTGGATGCatgcagaggagagagaggaacagagtaAA GGGAAGCAGAAAGATGGATCCCCATTTGTAGAGTACGGTGGCTGGTACAAGGCCTGCAAAGTGGACAG CCCCACTGTAACGACCACACTGAAGAACCTGGGTGCCCTGTACAGGCGGCAGGGCAAGTTTGAGGCTGCTGAGACTCTGGAGGAGGCTGCTATGCGCTCCCGAAAAAAG GGTCTGGACTCCACCCATAAGCAGCGTGTGGCGGAGGTTCTGGGGGATCCAGAGGCTCGGGAGAAGCAGCGCAGCAGAGAGAGTCTGATATCTGACACGGTGAAGTACGAGAGTGGCCCAGATGGAGGAGAGGAA GATGGCTCGGGCTCATTAAAGCGCAGCGGCTCCTTCAGTAAACTCCGAGCCTCAATTCGCCGTAGCAGTGAGAAACTCGTCCGCAAGCTCAAAGGAGGCGGCTCACGAGAAAACGAACCCAAGAATCCTGG TGTGCTTGCATGTGGCTCTCTCGGAAGCAGCATGAAGAGGGCCAGCTCTCTGGGGGTTCTCAACGTACCGGACAAACCTGTGGGCGAACTCTTCAAA
- the klc1a gene encoding kinesin light chain 1 isoform X4 codes for MREEMSSLVCVKEVEGQGDPAEKLSQDELLCRTREVMQGLEALRAEHQAILEGLMGTLRCLKQTQEGRTVEEKTVMIQRSLEMLELGLSEAQVMMALSGHLSAVEAEKQKLRAQVRRLCQENQWLRDELAGTQQRLQKSEQSVAQLEEEKKHLEFMNQLKKYDQDLSPTDDKDSDSSRETLDDLFPDDQDESASGIQPPHSSAVAAAQQGGYEIPARLRTLHNLVIQYASQGRYEVAVPLCKQALEDLEKTSGHNHPDVATMLNILALVYRDQNKYKEAANLLNDALDIREKTLGKDHPAVAATLNNLAVLYGKRGKYKEAEPLCKRALEIREKVLGKDHPDVAKQLNNLALLCQNQGKYDEVEYYYQRALNIYQTKLGPDDPNVAKTKNNLASCYLKQGKFKQAETLYKEILTRAHEREFGSVDGENKPIWMHAEEREEQSKGKQKDGSPFVEYGGWYKACKVDSPTVTTTLKNLGALYRRQGKFEAAETLEEAAMRSRKKGLDSTHKQRVAEVLGDPEAREKQRSRESLISDTVKYESGPDGGEEEQCSGYKTEKTAAERRGDGSGSLKRSGSFSKLRASIRRSSEKLVRKLKGGGSRENEPKNPGMKRASSLGVLNVPDKPVGELFKERNNRLRKSRDLSASHTDLAH; via the exons ATGCGTGAGGAAATGTCgagtttggtgtgtgtgaaggaggtGGAGGGGCAGGGTGACCCTGCGGAGAAGCTGTCCCAGGACGAGCTGCTGTGTCGGACACGGGAGGTGATGCAGGGGCTGGAGGCTCTGCGTGCTGAACACCAGGCCATCCTGGAGGGTCTGATGGGAACGCTACGTTGCCTTAAACAAACCCAGGAAGGCCGCACTGTCGAAGAGAAGACCGTCATGATTCAGCGCTCGCTGGAAATGCTAGAGCTTGGGCTTAGTGAAGCACAG GTAATGATGGCTCTTTCAGGGCACTTGAGTGCAGTCGAAGCTGAGAAACAGAAGCTTCGAGCACag gtcCGGCGATTGTGCCAGGAGAATCAGTGGCTGCGTGATGAGTTGGCAGGCACGCAGCAGCGGCTGCAGAAGAGTGAGCAGAGTGTGGCCCAGCTGGAGGAGGAAAAGAAGCACCTGGAGTTCATGAATCAGCTAAAAAAATATGACCAGGATCTCAGCCCAACA gatGACAAAGACTCTGACTCGAGCAGGGAGACTCTGGATGATCTTTTCCCTGATGATCAGGATGAGTCAGCCTCTGGCA TCCAGCCCCCACACAGCAGTGCTGTAGCAGCAGCTCAGCAGGGAGGCTATGAGATTCCAGCCCGGCTCCGAACCCTGCACAACCTGGTGATCCAGTACGCCTCTCAAGGCCGCTATGAAGTGGCCGTGCCGCTGTGTAAACAGGCGTTGGAAGACTTGGAGAAGACCTCGGGTCACAACCACCCTGATGTCGCCACAATGCTTAACATTCTTGCCCTCGTCTACAG GGATCAGAATAAGTACAAAGAGGCTGCAAACCTTCTGAATGATGCACTTGATATCAGAGAGAAAACACTGGGCAAAGACCATCCTGCg GTGGCTGCTACACTAAATAATTTGGCTGTCCTTTATGGTAAACGTGGGAAATACAAAGAGGCAGAACCACTATGCAAAAGGGCACTGGAGATCAGAGAGAAG GTGCTAGGGAAAGACCACCCCGATGTGGCAAAGCAGCTGAATAACCTGGCTTTGCTGTGTCAGAACCAGGGCAAGTATGACGAGGTGGAATATTACTACCAGAGAGCCCTTAACATCTATCAGACCAAGCTGGGCCCTGATGACCCCAATGTAGCCAAGACCAAAAACAATCTG gcCTCATGTTATCTGAAGCAAGGGAAGTTTAAGCAAGCAGAGACTCTCTATAAAGAGATCCTCACACGAGCTCATGAGAGGGAGTTTGGCTCTGTAGATG gTGAGAACAAGCCTATCTGGATGCatgcagaggagagagaggaacagagtaAA GGGAAGCAGAAAGATGGATCCCCATTTGTAGAGTACGGTGGCTGGTACAAGGCCTGCAAAGTGGACAG CCCCACTGTAACGACCACACTGAAGAACCTGGGTGCCCTGTACAGGCGGCAGGGCAAGTTTGAGGCTGCTGAGACTCTGGAGGAGGCTGCTATGCGCTCCCGAAAAAAG GGTCTGGACTCCACCCATAAGCAGCGTGTGGCGGAGGTTCTGGGGGATCCAGAGGCTCGGGAGAAGCAGCGCAGCAGAGAGAGTCTGATATCTGACACGGTGAAGTACGAGAGTGGCCCAGATGGAGGAGAGGAA GAGCAATGCTCAGGATACAAAACAGAGAAGACTGCAGCAGAGCGAAGAGGG GATGGCTCGGGCTCATTAAAGCGCAGCGGCTCCTTCAGTAAACTCCGAGCCTCAATTCGCCGTAGCAGTGAGAAACTCGTCCGCAAGCTCAAAGGAGGCGGCTCACGAGAAAACGAACCCAAGAATCCTGG CATGAAGAGGGCCAGCTCTCTGGGGGTTCTCAACGTACCGGACAAACCTGTGGGCGAACTCTTCAAA
- the klc1a gene encoding kinesin light chain 1 isoform X3 produces the protein MREEMSSLVCVKEVEGQGDPAEKLSQDELLCRTREVMQGLEALRAEHQAILEGLMGTLRCLKQTQEGRTVEEKTVMIQRSLEMLELGLSEAQVMMALSGHLSAVEAEKQKLRAQVRRLCQENQWLRDELAGTQQRLQKSEQSVAQLEEEKKHLEFMNQLKKYDQDLSPTDDKDSDSSRETLDDLFPDDQDESASGIQPPHSSAVAAAQQGGYEIPARLRTLHNLVIQYASQGRYEVAVPLCKQALEDLEKTSGHNHPDVATMLNILALVYRDQNKYKEAANLLNDALDIREKTLGKDHPAVAATLNNLAVLYGKRGKYKEAEPLCKRALEIREKVLGKDHPDVAKQLNNLALLCQNQGKYDEVEYYYQRALNIYQTKLGPDDPNVAKTKNNLASCYLKQGKFKQAETLYKEILTRAHEREFGSVDGENKPIWMHAEEREEQSKGKQKDGSPFVEYGGWYKACKVDSPTVTTTLKNLGALYRRQGKFEAAETLEEAAMRSRKKGLDSTHKQRVAEVLGDPEAREKQRSRESLISDTVKYESGPDGGEEEQCSGYKTEKTAAERRGDGSGSLKRSGSFSKLRASIRRSSEKLVRKLKGGGSRENEPKNPGSMKRASSLGVLNVPDKPVGELFKERNNRLRKSRDLSASHTDLAH, from the exons ATGCGTGAGGAAATGTCgagtttggtgtgtgtgaaggaggtGGAGGGGCAGGGTGACCCTGCGGAGAAGCTGTCCCAGGACGAGCTGCTGTGTCGGACACGGGAGGTGATGCAGGGGCTGGAGGCTCTGCGTGCTGAACACCAGGCCATCCTGGAGGGTCTGATGGGAACGCTACGTTGCCTTAAACAAACCCAGGAAGGCCGCACTGTCGAAGAGAAGACCGTCATGATTCAGCGCTCGCTGGAAATGCTAGAGCTTGGGCTTAGTGAAGCACAG GTAATGATGGCTCTTTCAGGGCACTTGAGTGCAGTCGAAGCTGAGAAACAGAAGCTTCGAGCACag gtcCGGCGATTGTGCCAGGAGAATCAGTGGCTGCGTGATGAGTTGGCAGGCACGCAGCAGCGGCTGCAGAAGAGTGAGCAGAGTGTGGCCCAGCTGGAGGAGGAAAAGAAGCACCTGGAGTTCATGAATCAGCTAAAAAAATATGACCAGGATCTCAGCCCAACA gatGACAAAGACTCTGACTCGAGCAGGGAGACTCTGGATGATCTTTTCCCTGATGATCAGGATGAGTCAGCCTCTGGCA TCCAGCCCCCACACAGCAGTGCTGTAGCAGCAGCTCAGCAGGGAGGCTATGAGATTCCAGCCCGGCTCCGAACCCTGCACAACCTGGTGATCCAGTACGCCTCTCAAGGCCGCTATGAAGTGGCCGTGCCGCTGTGTAAACAGGCGTTGGAAGACTTGGAGAAGACCTCGGGTCACAACCACCCTGATGTCGCCACAATGCTTAACATTCTTGCCCTCGTCTACAG GGATCAGAATAAGTACAAAGAGGCTGCAAACCTTCTGAATGATGCACTTGATATCAGAGAGAAAACACTGGGCAAAGACCATCCTGCg GTGGCTGCTACACTAAATAATTTGGCTGTCCTTTATGGTAAACGTGGGAAATACAAAGAGGCAGAACCACTATGCAAAAGGGCACTGGAGATCAGAGAGAAG GTGCTAGGGAAAGACCACCCCGATGTGGCAAAGCAGCTGAATAACCTGGCTTTGCTGTGTCAGAACCAGGGCAAGTATGACGAGGTGGAATATTACTACCAGAGAGCCCTTAACATCTATCAGACCAAGCTGGGCCCTGATGACCCCAATGTAGCCAAGACCAAAAACAATCTG gcCTCATGTTATCTGAAGCAAGGGAAGTTTAAGCAAGCAGAGACTCTCTATAAAGAGATCCTCACACGAGCTCATGAGAGGGAGTTTGGCTCTGTAGATG gTGAGAACAAGCCTATCTGGATGCatgcagaggagagagaggaacagagtaAA GGGAAGCAGAAAGATGGATCCCCATTTGTAGAGTACGGTGGCTGGTACAAGGCCTGCAAAGTGGACAG CCCCACTGTAACGACCACACTGAAGAACCTGGGTGCCCTGTACAGGCGGCAGGGCAAGTTTGAGGCTGCTGAGACTCTGGAGGAGGCTGCTATGCGCTCCCGAAAAAAG GGTCTGGACTCCACCCATAAGCAGCGTGTGGCGGAGGTTCTGGGGGATCCAGAGGCTCGGGAGAAGCAGCGCAGCAGAGAGAGTCTGATATCTGACACGGTGAAGTACGAGAGTGGCCCAGATGGAGGAGAGGAA GAGCAATGCTCAGGATACAAAACAGAGAAGACTGCAGCAGAGCGAAGAGGG GATGGCTCGGGCTCATTAAAGCGCAGCGGCTCCTTCAGTAAACTCCGAGCCTCAATTCGCCGTAGCAGTGAGAAACTCGTCCGCAAGCTCAAAGGAGGCGGCTCACGAGAAAACGAACCCAAGAATCCTGG CAGCATGAAGAGGGCCAGCTCTCTGGGGGTTCTCAACGTACCGGACAAACCTGTGGGCGAACTCTTCAAA
- the klc1a gene encoding kinesin light chain 1 isoform X1 gives MREEMSSLVCVKEVEGQGDPAEKLSQDELLCRTREVMQGLEALRAEHQAILEGLMGTLRCLKQTQEGRTVEEKTVMIQRSLEMLELGLSEAQVMMALSGHLSAVEAEKQKLRAQVRRLCQENQWLRDELAGTQQRLQKSEQSVAQLEEEKKHLEFMNQLKKYDQDLSPTDDKDSDSSRETLDDLFPDDQDESASGIQPPHSSAVAAAQQGGYEIPARLRTLHNLVIQYASQGRYEVAVPLCKQALEDLEKTSGHNHPDVATMLNILALVYRDQNKYKEAANLLNDALDIREKTLGKDHPAVAATLNNLAVLYGKRGKYKEAEPLCKRALEIREKVLGKDHPDVAKQLNNLALLCQNQGKYDEVEYYYQRALNIYQTKLGPDDPNVAKTKNNLASCYLKQGKFKQAETLYKEILTRAHEREFGSVDGENKPIWMHAEEREEQSKGKQKDGSPFVEYGGWYKACKVDSPTVTTTLKNLGALYRRQGKFEAAETLEEAAMRSRKKGLDSTHKQRVAEVLGDPEAREKQRSRESLISDTVKYESGPDGGEEEQCSGYKTEKTAAERRGDGSGSLKRSGSFSKLRASIRRSSEKLVRKLKGGGSRENEPKNPGVLACGSLGSSMKRASSLGVLNVPDKPVGELFKERNNRLRKSRDLSASHTDLAH, from the exons ATGCGTGAGGAAATGTCgagtttggtgtgtgtgaaggaggtGGAGGGGCAGGGTGACCCTGCGGAGAAGCTGTCCCAGGACGAGCTGCTGTGTCGGACACGGGAGGTGATGCAGGGGCTGGAGGCTCTGCGTGCTGAACACCAGGCCATCCTGGAGGGTCTGATGGGAACGCTACGTTGCCTTAAACAAACCCAGGAAGGCCGCACTGTCGAAGAGAAGACCGTCATGATTCAGCGCTCGCTGGAAATGCTAGAGCTTGGGCTTAGTGAAGCACAG GTAATGATGGCTCTTTCAGGGCACTTGAGTGCAGTCGAAGCTGAGAAACAGAAGCTTCGAGCACag gtcCGGCGATTGTGCCAGGAGAATCAGTGGCTGCGTGATGAGTTGGCAGGCACGCAGCAGCGGCTGCAGAAGAGTGAGCAGAGTGTGGCCCAGCTGGAGGAGGAAAAGAAGCACCTGGAGTTCATGAATCAGCTAAAAAAATATGACCAGGATCTCAGCCCAACA gatGACAAAGACTCTGACTCGAGCAGGGAGACTCTGGATGATCTTTTCCCTGATGATCAGGATGAGTCAGCCTCTGGCA TCCAGCCCCCACACAGCAGTGCTGTAGCAGCAGCTCAGCAGGGAGGCTATGAGATTCCAGCCCGGCTCCGAACCCTGCACAACCTGGTGATCCAGTACGCCTCTCAAGGCCGCTATGAAGTGGCCGTGCCGCTGTGTAAACAGGCGTTGGAAGACTTGGAGAAGACCTCGGGTCACAACCACCCTGATGTCGCCACAATGCTTAACATTCTTGCCCTCGTCTACAG GGATCAGAATAAGTACAAAGAGGCTGCAAACCTTCTGAATGATGCACTTGATATCAGAGAGAAAACACTGGGCAAAGACCATCCTGCg GTGGCTGCTACACTAAATAATTTGGCTGTCCTTTATGGTAAACGTGGGAAATACAAAGAGGCAGAACCACTATGCAAAAGGGCACTGGAGATCAGAGAGAAG GTGCTAGGGAAAGACCACCCCGATGTGGCAAAGCAGCTGAATAACCTGGCTTTGCTGTGTCAGAACCAGGGCAAGTATGACGAGGTGGAATATTACTACCAGAGAGCCCTTAACATCTATCAGACCAAGCTGGGCCCTGATGACCCCAATGTAGCCAAGACCAAAAACAATCTG gcCTCATGTTATCTGAAGCAAGGGAAGTTTAAGCAAGCAGAGACTCTCTATAAAGAGATCCTCACACGAGCTCATGAGAGGGAGTTTGGCTCTGTAGATG gTGAGAACAAGCCTATCTGGATGCatgcagaggagagagaggaacagagtaAA GGGAAGCAGAAAGATGGATCCCCATTTGTAGAGTACGGTGGCTGGTACAAGGCCTGCAAAGTGGACAG CCCCACTGTAACGACCACACTGAAGAACCTGGGTGCCCTGTACAGGCGGCAGGGCAAGTTTGAGGCTGCTGAGACTCTGGAGGAGGCTGCTATGCGCTCCCGAAAAAAG GGTCTGGACTCCACCCATAAGCAGCGTGTGGCGGAGGTTCTGGGGGATCCAGAGGCTCGGGAGAAGCAGCGCAGCAGAGAGAGTCTGATATCTGACACGGTGAAGTACGAGAGTGGCCCAGATGGAGGAGAGGAA GAGCAATGCTCAGGATACAAAACAGAGAAGACTGCAGCAGAGCGAAGAGGG GATGGCTCGGGCTCATTAAAGCGCAGCGGCTCCTTCAGTAAACTCCGAGCCTCAATTCGCCGTAGCAGTGAGAAACTCGTCCGCAAGCTCAAAGGAGGCGGCTCACGAGAAAACGAACCCAAGAATCCTGG TGTGCTTGCATGTGGCTCTCTCGGAAGCAGCATGAAGAGGGCCAGCTCTCTGGGGGTTCTCAACGTACCGGACAAACCTGTGGGCGAACTCTTCAAA
- the klc1a gene encoding kinesin light chain 1 isoform X7: MREEMSSLVCVKEVEGQGDPAEKLSQDELLCRTREVMQGLEALRAEHQAILEGLMGTLRCLKQTQEGRTVEEKTVMIQRSLEMLELGLSEAQVMMALSGHLSAVEAEKQKLRAQVRRLCQENQWLRDELAGTQQRLQKSEQSVAQLEEEKKHLEFMNQLKKYDQDLSPTDDKDSDSSRETLDDLFPDDQDESASGIQPPHSSAVAAAQQGGYEIPARLRTLHNLVIQYASQGRYEVAVPLCKQALEDLEKTSGHNHPDVATMLNILALVYRDQNKYKEAANLLNDALDIREKTLGKDHPAVAATLNNLAVLYGKRGKYKEAEPLCKRALEIREKVLGKDHPDVAKQLNNLALLCQNQGKYDEVEYYYQRALNIYQTKLGPDDPNVAKTKNNLASCYLKQGKFKQAETLYKEILTRAHEREFGSVDGENKPIWMHAEEREEQSKGKQKDGSPFVEYGGWYKACKVDSPTVTTTLKNLGALYRRQGKFEAAETLEEAAMRSRKKGLDSTHKQRVAEVLGDPEAREKQRSRESLISDTVKYESGPDGGEEDGSGSLKRSGSFSKLRASIRRSSEKLVRKLKGGGSRENEPKNPGMKRASSLGVLNVPDKPVGELFKERNNRLRKSRDLSASHTDLAH, translated from the exons ATGCGTGAGGAAATGTCgagtttggtgtgtgtgaaggaggtGGAGGGGCAGGGTGACCCTGCGGAGAAGCTGTCCCAGGACGAGCTGCTGTGTCGGACACGGGAGGTGATGCAGGGGCTGGAGGCTCTGCGTGCTGAACACCAGGCCATCCTGGAGGGTCTGATGGGAACGCTACGTTGCCTTAAACAAACCCAGGAAGGCCGCACTGTCGAAGAGAAGACCGTCATGATTCAGCGCTCGCTGGAAATGCTAGAGCTTGGGCTTAGTGAAGCACAG GTAATGATGGCTCTTTCAGGGCACTTGAGTGCAGTCGAAGCTGAGAAACAGAAGCTTCGAGCACag gtcCGGCGATTGTGCCAGGAGAATCAGTGGCTGCGTGATGAGTTGGCAGGCACGCAGCAGCGGCTGCAGAAGAGTGAGCAGAGTGTGGCCCAGCTGGAGGAGGAAAAGAAGCACCTGGAGTTCATGAATCAGCTAAAAAAATATGACCAGGATCTCAGCCCAACA gatGACAAAGACTCTGACTCGAGCAGGGAGACTCTGGATGATCTTTTCCCTGATGATCAGGATGAGTCAGCCTCTGGCA TCCAGCCCCCACACAGCAGTGCTGTAGCAGCAGCTCAGCAGGGAGGCTATGAGATTCCAGCCCGGCTCCGAACCCTGCACAACCTGGTGATCCAGTACGCCTCTCAAGGCCGCTATGAAGTGGCCGTGCCGCTGTGTAAACAGGCGTTGGAAGACTTGGAGAAGACCTCGGGTCACAACCACCCTGATGTCGCCACAATGCTTAACATTCTTGCCCTCGTCTACAG GGATCAGAATAAGTACAAAGAGGCTGCAAACCTTCTGAATGATGCACTTGATATCAGAGAGAAAACACTGGGCAAAGACCATCCTGCg GTGGCTGCTACACTAAATAATTTGGCTGTCCTTTATGGTAAACGTGGGAAATACAAAGAGGCAGAACCACTATGCAAAAGGGCACTGGAGATCAGAGAGAAG GTGCTAGGGAAAGACCACCCCGATGTGGCAAAGCAGCTGAATAACCTGGCTTTGCTGTGTCAGAACCAGGGCAAGTATGACGAGGTGGAATATTACTACCAGAGAGCCCTTAACATCTATCAGACCAAGCTGGGCCCTGATGACCCCAATGTAGCCAAGACCAAAAACAATCTG gcCTCATGTTATCTGAAGCAAGGGAAGTTTAAGCAAGCAGAGACTCTCTATAAAGAGATCCTCACACGAGCTCATGAGAGGGAGTTTGGCTCTGTAGATG gTGAGAACAAGCCTATCTGGATGCatgcagaggagagagaggaacagagtaAA GGGAAGCAGAAAGATGGATCCCCATTTGTAGAGTACGGTGGCTGGTACAAGGCCTGCAAAGTGGACAG CCCCACTGTAACGACCACACTGAAGAACCTGGGTGCCCTGTACAGGCGGCAGGGCAAGTTTGAGGCTGCTGAGACTCTGGAGGAGGCTGCTATGCGCTCCCGAAAAAAG GGTCTGGACTCCACCCATAAGCAGCGTGTGGCGGAGGTTCTGGGGGATCCAGAGGCTCGGGAGAAGCAGCGCAGCAGAGAGAGTCTGATATCTGACACGGTGAAGTACGAGAGTGGCCCAGATGGAGGAGAGGAA GATGGCTCGGGCTCATTAAAGCGCAGCGGCTCCTTCAGTAAACTCCGAGCCTCAATTCGCCGTAGCAGTGAGAAACTCGTCCGCAAGCTCAAAGGAGGCGGCTCACGAGAAAACGAACCCAAGAATCCTGG CATGAAGAGGGCCAGCTCTCTGGGGGTTCTCAACGTACCGGACAAACCTGTGGGCGAACTCTTCAAA